A stretch of Scheffersomyces stipitis CBS 6054 chromosome 2, complete sequence DNA encodes these proteins:
- a CDS encoding predicted protein, with the protein MGISALFRKAARSKSNGNPISSSTGTSQNPTISHGDRASDAHLSQKEQTTNSNPRRKSVEPVTIQLYSHNIRCDTWNLKRNEESWAKRRARVIDCITHCSAHLPTIVGLQEVKKNQLDDIIQGLGSGWDYFGVGRDDGIDKGEFAPIFYKSSEWQLVSGTTYWLSETPAKPSKGWDAALPRIVTSIIVKHKQSGREIKCMNTHYDHKGKEARNNSSRMIKELASDHSHVCCVLGDFNAEPDHVAYSILASGNLLDTATNCFKRDGFQYTFSGFSKEESESTIDYIWVTLPARILKFHVMNNEFNDRNFSDHRPLSTIIQI; encoded by the coding sequence ATGGGAATCTCCGCTCTCTTCAGGAAGGCTGCCAGACTGAAGTCTAACGGGAATcccatttcttcaagtacCGGCACATCCCAAAACCCCACAATTAGCCATGGAGACAGGGCTAGCGATGCTCATCTTAGCCAAAAGGAACAAACAACTAATTCTAACCCCAGACGCAAATCTGTAGAGCCTGTAACGATACAATTGTATTCGCATAACATACGTTGCGACACCTGGAACCTCAAACGGAATGAAGAGTCTTGGGCAAAGAGGAGAGCCAGAGTTATAGACTGTATTACCCACTGTTCAGCTCATCTTCCCACCATAGTGGGtctccaagaagtcaagaagaaccagttgGACGATATAATCCAAGGTTTAGGCTCTGGATGGGACTACTTTGGCGTTGGTAGAGACGATGGCATTGATAAAGGagaatttgcacccattttcTACAAATCATCGGAGTGGCAGTTAGTATCTGGAACCACATACTGGTTGAGCGAAACACCTGCTAAGCCAAGTAAAGGCTGGGACGCAGCACTACCCCGTATAGTAACCTCCATAATAGTTAAACACAAGCAGCTGGGTAGGGAAATCAAATGTATGAACACCCACTATGACCataaaggaaaagaagccAGAAACAACTCTTCCAGAATGATAAAAGAACTAGCTTCTGACCATAGCCATGTATGCTGTGTACTTGGAGACTTCAACGCTGAACCTGACCATGTGGCCTATCTGATTCTTGCATCAGGCAACTTGTTGGATACAGCTACAAATTGTTTTAAGAGAGATGGCTTTCAGTATACTTTCTCTGGTTTCAGCAaggaagaaagtgaaagtACCATAGATTATATCTGGGTAACACTTCCAGCTCGTATCCTAAAGTTCCATGTGATGAATAATGAATTCAATGACAGAAACTTCTCCGACCACCGTCCTCTCAGTACAATTATCCAAATCTAG
- a CDS encoding predicted protein (go_process regulation of cell cycle), with protein sequence MALVSAAPYLALLVEQDDSLKSYALQSLNNVVDQLWAEIANNITDLEELYENENFVSRSLAALIVSKVYYNLGDFEASVKYSLFAGDEFNIEEQSQYIETIVSQCINLYNSLSQKKFSDDSVEIDTRLAAVFNKMLEKCISANELKLALGISLESFRLDIVEDILKQQIKSNEENALNLINYVLVCSNTVINNTTFRTKVLNSLIQLLMTLSNNHDFFTVIKIIVQLNDSTLAIELFKELVDKKEDLIAYQASFDLVNTASQELLDNVINVLSSDKTLDQTNAILKKILTILSGVPTCDLDITFLYKNNNTDITILNKTKNLLEGRSSIFHSAVTFANAFMHAGTTDDSFFRKNLEWLGRATNWSKFSATAALGVIHKGNLSQGRSILKPYLPGSSGAPHTKGGSLFALGLIYAGHGREIIDYLKSYIDEHGNSAGSNDTDVMLHGAALGAGVAGMASGSESLYEALKVVLYSDSAISGQAAGLAMGLVMLGSGNENAINDMLTYAQETQHENIIRGLAIGIALLNYGREEKADGIIDKLMTQESSILRYGGAFTISLAYAGTGSNSAIKKLLHYAVSDPSDDVRRASVLGLGFLLIRDYTAAPQIVELLSQSHNPHVRYGTALALGISCAGRAYAPAIEVLEPLTKDPVDFVRQGALIASSMILIQQNEFAYPKVKDFTKQLADTIKNKHEDALAKFGATLAQGIIDAGGRNVTIHLENAQTNTLNIKAIVGLTVFVQSWYWFPLAHFLSLSFAPTSIIGVRGDLKAPQFEFNCHTKPELFQYPPKVEEAKEKQPDKIATAVLSTTARAKTRAKKKLGKKHEDDEKPEEKPKVEVLSDEKKDKDEAKDKSDKSEDSKDNKNESVPVRYTKTAFKVSNLTRVLPAQSNYVSFIKDDRFVPIRKFRGTSGIIVLEDTKPEEPVEIIRTVRQLNTTEAPIPEPFTLSAEDLKELEEE encoded by the coding sequence ATGGCTTTGGTATCTGCTGCTCCGTACTTGGCTCTTTTAGTTGAGCAAGATGACAGCTTGAAGTCATATGCCTTACAATCGTTGAACAACGTTGTTGACCAGTTGTGGGCTGAGATCGCTAACAACATTACAGACTTGGAAGAACTCTACGAAAACGAAAACTTTGTCAGCAGATCGTTGGCTGCACTTATTGTCTCAAAAGTCTACTACAATTTGGGCGATTTTGAAGCTTCCGTCAAGTACTCGTTATTTGCTGGTGATGAGTTcaacattgaagaacagTCTCAGTATATTGAAACCATTGTTTCGCAATGTATCAATCTCTACAACTCATTATcgcagaagaagttttctgATGACTCCGTAGAGATCGACACTCGCTTGGCTGCagtcttcaacaagatgttggaAAAGTGTATCTCTgccaacgagttgaagttggccCTTGGTATCTCATTGGAAAGCTTCAGATTGGATATTGTAGAAGACATATTGAAACAGCAAATCAAgagcaacgaagaaaacGCATTGAACTTAATAAACTACGTGTTGGTGTGTTCTAACACTGTTATTAACAATACGACTTTCAGAACGAAAGTGTTGAATTCGTTGAtccagttgttgatgacttTGTCCAACAATCACGATTTCTTCACCGTGATCAAGATCATTGTCCAGTTGAATGACTCAACTTTGGCTATAGAACTTTTTAAAGAATTGGtagacaagaaggaagacttGATTGCCTACCAGGCTTCGTTTGACTTGGTAAATACTGCTTCGCAGGAATTGTTGGATAATGTGATCAATGTCTTAAGTAGCGACAAGACGCTTGATCAGACCAATGccattctcaagaagatcttgacgATCTTGTCCGGTGTACCTACATGTGATTTGGATATCACCTTCTTATAcaaaaacaacaacacAGACATCACcattttgaacaagaccaagaacttgttggaagGTAGATCATCTATTTTCCATTCTGCCGTAACCTTTGCCAATGCATTTATGCATGCTGGTACGACAGACgactctttcttcagaaagaatTTGGAATGGTTGGGCAGAGCTACCAATTGGTCCAAATTTTCTGCTACAGCAGCCTTGGGTGTAATTCACAAGGGCAACTTATCTCAAGGACGTAGTATCTTAAAGCCATATCTTcctggttcttctggtgctCCTCATACTAAAGGTGGTTCTTTGTTTGCATTGGGTTTGATCTACGCTGGTCACGGAAGAGAAATTATTGACTACTTGAAGCTGTATATTGATGAACACGGAAACTCCGCAGGAAGCAATGATACCGATGTCATGTTGCATGGTGCTGCTTTGGGGGCTGGTGTAGCAGGTATGGCTTCTGGAAGCGAAAGTCTTTACGAGGCTCTTAAGGTAGTCTTGTATTCTGATTCGGCTATTTCTGGACAAGCTGCTGGTTTGGCTATGGGTTTGGTGATGTTGGGTTCTGGTAACGAAAACGCCATAAACGATATGCTCACCTATGCTCAAGAGACCCAGCATGAGAATATCATCCGTGGTTTGGCTATCGGTATTGCATTGTTGAACTATGGTCGTGAAGAGAAGGCTGATGGTATAattgacaagttgatgacTCAAGAGTCTTCTATCTTAAGATATGGTGGTGCTTTCACTATTTCTTTGGCATATGCGGGTACCGGCAGCAACTCTGCCATAAAGAAATTGTTGCATTATGCTGTTTCCGATCCATCTGATGACGTCAGAAGAGCCTCCGTTCTTGGTTTAggattcttgttgatcCGTGATTACACAGCTGCCCCACAAATTGTGGAATTGTTGTCTCAATCTCATAATCCACACGTTCGTTATGGTACTGCTCTTGCTTTGGGTATTTCTTGTGCTGGTAGGGCCTATGCTCCGGcaattgaagttcttgagcCATTGACTAAGGATCCTGTTGATTTTGTAAGACAGGGAGCTTTGATTGCCAGCTCCATGATTTTGATACAACAGAACGAATTCGCCTATCCAAAGGTTAAGGACTTCACCAAACAGCTTGCTGATACCATTAAGAATAAACACGAAGATGCTTTGGCTAAGTTTGGTGCTACTTTGGCTCAGGGTATAATAGATGCAGGTGGGCGTAATGTTACTATTCATTTGGAGAATGCCCAGACTAACACCTTGAATATCAAGGCTATTGTTGGTTTGACGGTGTTTGTTCAATCCTGGTACTGGTTCCCATTGGCACACTTTTTGTCGTTGTCTTTTGCTCCTACATCGATTATTGGTGTTAGAGGCGACTTGAAGGCACCTCAGTTCGAGTTCAACTGCCACACCAAACCAGAATTATTCCAGTACCCTCCAAAGGTGGAAGAGGCTAAGGAGAAACAACCGGACAAGATAGCAACTGCTGTGTTGTCTACTACTGCAAGAGCAAAAACTAgagccaagaagaagttgggcAAGAAGcacgaagacgacgaaaaACCTGAAGAAAAGCCCAAGGTTGAAGTATTAAGtgatgaaaagaaagataagGACGAAGCAAAGGACAAGAGTGACAAATCTGAAGATTCGAAggacaacaagaatgaGTCTGTGCCAGTTCGTTACACTAAGACAGCATTCAAGGTTTCTAATCTTACCAGAGTGTTGCCTGCTCAGTCCAATTATGTTTCTTTCATTAAAGATGATAGATTTGTACCAATAAGGAAATTCAGAGGCACCAGTGGTATTATTGTTTTGGAAGATACGAAGCCTGAAGAGCCAGTTGAAATAATACGGACTGTGCGCCAATTGAATACAACGGAAGCTCCTATTCCTGAACCTTTCACTTTGAGTGCTGAAGACTtaaaagaattggaagaagaataa
- the SER3 gene encoding 3-phosphoglycerate dehydrogenase, serine biosynthesis (go_funtion oxidoreductase activity, acting on the CH-OH group of donors, NAD or NADP as acceptor; amino acid binding~go_process L-serine biosynthesis; metabolism) has translation MSSPQQIADSFQQALNLSSSPNGTNAVSTSPTQSYLSQYMQLNQKPTKALKPFSTGDIKILLLENVNQTAINIFHNQGYQVEFYKSSLPEDELIEKIKDVHAIGIRSKTKLTQKVLQHARNLVTIGCFCIGTNQVDLEFAAKSGIAVFNSPFSNSRSVAELVIAEIITLARQLGDRSIEMHTGTWNKVSSKCWEIRGKTLGIIGYGHIGSQLSVLAEAMGMNVIYYDIMMIMSLGNSKQVDTLDDLLSRADFVSCHVPATTETKNLLSGPQFAAMKDGSYVINASRGTVVDIPALVQAMKAGKIAGAALDVYPNEPAKNGEDLFVNSLNDWASDLCSLRNVILSPHIGGSTEEAQSAIGVEVGSALTKYINEGNSTGAVNFPEVSLRALDLDQQNTVRVLYIHQNVPGVLKTVNNILSNHNIEKQFTDSQGEIAYLMADISDVDITDIKSLYEQLEQTPYKIATRLLY, from the coding sequence ATGTCTTCTCCACAGCAAATTGCCGACTCGTTTCAACAGGCATTGAACCTTTCTAGTTCTCCCAATGGAACCAATGCTGTTTCGACTTCTCCTACTCAACTGTACTTGTCGCAGTACATGCAGTTGAACCAGAAGCCTACCAAGGCATTGAAGCCATTCTCCACCGGAGacatcaagatcttgttgttggaaaacgTCAACCAGACTGCCATAAATATTTTCCACAACCAGGGCTACCAGGTTGAGTTCTATAAGAGCTCGTTGCCTGAAGATGAGTTGATTGAGAAGATCAAGGACGTGCATGCCATCGGTATCAGATCCAAGACCAAGTTGACCCAAAAGGTTTTACAGCATGCCCGCAATTTGGTCACTATTGGTTGTTTCTGTATCGGTACCAACCAGGTCGATCTTGAGTTCGCTGCAAAGTCGGGTATTGCTGTGTTCAACTCTCCTTTCTCCAACTCCAGATCCGTTGCTGAATTGGTTATTGCTGAAATCATCACTTTGGCTAGACAATTGGGTGACCGTTCGATTGAAATGCACACTGGTACCTGGAACAAAGTCTCTTCCAAATGCTGGGAAATCAGAGGTAAGACTTTGGGAATCATTGGTTACGGCCATATCGGTTCCCAGTTGTCAGTCTTGGCTGAAGCCATGGGTATGAATGTTATCTACTACGATATCATGATGATTATGTCATTGGGTAACTCCAAGCAGGTTGACACCTTAGACGACTTGTTGTCCAGAGCTGACTTTGTCTCGTGTCACGTTCCTGCCACTACAGAAACAAAGAATTTGTTGAGTGGTCCTCAGTTCGCTGCTATGAAAGATGGCTCTTATGTAATTAACGCCTCCAGAGGTACCGTTGTAGATATCCCAGCTTTGGTTCAGGCCATGAAGGCTGGAAAGATTGCCGGTGCTGCCTTGGACGTGTATCCTAACGAACCAGCCAAGAACGGTGAAGACTTGTTTgtcaactcgttgaacGACTGGGCTTCGGACTTGTGCTCGTTGAGAAACGTCATTTTGTCGCCTCACATTGGTGGTTCTACAGAAGAGGCCCAGTCGGcaattggtgttgaagtcGGTTCTGCCTTGACCAAATACATCAATGAAGGTAACTCTACTGGTGCCGTCAACTTCCCAGAAGTCTCGTTGAGGGCCTTGGACTTGGACCAGCAAAACACTGTCAGAGTTTTGTACATCCATCAAAACGTGCCTGGTGTTTTGAAGACTGtcaacaacatcttgtCCAACCACAATATCGAGAAGCAGTTCACTGATTCCCAGGGCGAAATCGCCTACTTGATGGCCGATATCTCTGATGTGGACATCACCGATATCAAGTCATTGTATGAACAATTGGAACAGACTCCATACAAGATCGCTACCCGTTTGTTGTACTAA
- a CDS encoding predicted protein (go_component microtubule associated complex~go_funtion motor activity; ATP binding), whose product MSCKSYDESLSSNDSFEREESKQMSSPFNYLSRSSSNLASNISLTRSVLPTNNVKVVCRFRPTTAEEKAAYDDNSVVYPSIHTVSVKSKDITNSFTFDRVFDPNSSQRDIYDYCIPETVDDLMNGYNGTILAYGQTGSGKSYTMMGKPEGDERGLASRIAEDIFDRIAHGSSEIEYTLAVSFFEIYMEHIKDLIDLSNNDNADHKFSIHEDKLNGIHVKGVAQAFVTTSEEMVSILNGGLKKRSTSSTFSNLESSRSHAIFQIDLSQKHSQTEVIKKSRLFLVDLAGSEKVDKTGAQGQTLEEAKKINSSLAALGNVINSLTDGKSTHIPYRDSKLTRILQESLGGNSRTLLIVNCSPSTTNELETLSTLRFGTRAKNIKNVAHVNTELSSASLKQKVSQLEKINENNMSYIKQLEAELADWRSGEKSPRGLQPPNSFLSKSMGSPDTPTKDKYHSRIPLPIATSPSKAKLLFNEEIARKDKKLQELENTILSMKMSNLKTSHTEESKLFSLENSLHKISNKLNDVELININLRKHLLISEKIIESRDSKINKLKNALKEQQLLISRETLGFRNKLADIQTKLEELNNKKHEELKLRRETLVWEMEKDKLKHKSNGSKDTEKDARISLVSGSETLAEKENLHEGFSINSSKKLHSPNTFTDRLPSLKTIQTADSDIMNFHQEYLSVSEFLSESRRRSNMIEAVINDAETSETSGMFDSSPSKSPTKGINLRIIKPIRGGALPNPINLFH is encoded by the coding sequence atgTCGTGCAAATCCTATGACGAGTCGCTTTCCAGCAACGATCTGTTTGAAAGAGAGGAATCGAAACAGATGTCCTCACCCTTCAACTACTTGTCGCGCTCTTCGTCAAACCTAGCATCTAACATTTCGCTCACTAGATCGGTCTTGCCCACCAACAACGTTAAGGTCGTTTGTAGATTCAGACCAACGACAGCCGAGGAAAAAGCCGCATATGACGATAACTCTGTAGTGTATCCCAGCATTCATACGGTTTCGGTAAAGTCCAAGGACATCACCAATAGTTTCACATTCGACCGTGTGTTTGATCCCAACTCGAGCCAAAGAGACATATACGATTATTGCATCCCTGAGACCGTAGACGATCTCATGAACGGCTACAATGGCACAATACTTGCCTACGGCCAAACAGGGAGTGGAAAATCGTACACCATGATGGGTAAACCTGAAGGAGACGAACGTGGTTTGGCATCAAGAATAGCAGAAGACATCTTTGATAGAATTGCCCACGGATCCCTGGAAATTGAGTACACCTTGGCAGTatccttctttgaaatctATATGGAACACATAAAGGACTTGATTGACTTGTCCAATAACGACAATGCTGACCACAAGTTCTCAATCCACGAAGACAAGCTCAATGGGATACATGTCAAAGGAGTAGCACAAGCATTTGTCACCACCAGCGAGGAAATGGTGCTGATTTTGAATGGAggattgaagaaaagaagtacATCGTCGACGTTTCTGAATCTTGAATCATCTCGTTCACACGCCATTTTCCAGATAGACCTATCACAAAAACACTCACAAACTGAAGTTATAAAGAAATCACGATTGTTCCTCGTAGACTTGGCTGGTTCAGAAAAAGTAGACAAGACAGGAGCTCAGGGTCAGACTTTGGAAGAGGCAAAGAAAATCAATAGCTCTTTGGCTGCTCTTGGAAATGTCATCAATTCCTTGACGGACGGAAAGTCTACCCATATTCCATATAGAGACTCCAAGTTGACGAGAATTCTCCAAGAGTCTCTCGGTGGTAACTCAAGAACGTTGCTCATAGTGAATTGTTCTCCATCCACTACAAACGAATTAGAGACTTTGTCAACACTCAGATTTGGAACAAGAGccaaaaatatcaaaaacGTAGCACATGTGAATACCGAACTCTCCAGTGCCAGTCTCAAACAAAAAGTGTCACAATTagaaaagatcaacgaGAACAACATGTCGTATATCAAACAATTGGAAGCTGAACTAGCAGACTGGAGATCAGGAGAAAAATCTCCCCGTGGTCTTCAACCACCAAATTCGTTTTTAAGTAAGTCCATGGGTTCACCTGACACGCCTACCAAGGACAAGTACCATTCTAGAATACCTTTGCCAATTGCGACATCTCCTTCTAAGGCTAAGTTGCTCttcaacgaagaaataGCAAGAAAGGACAAGAAgcttcaagaattggaaaatacAATATTGAGTATGAAAATGCTGAACTTGAAAACTTCGCATACCGAAGAATCTAAGTTGTTTTCATTGGAAAATTCCTTACACAAGATAAGCAACAAACTAAACGATGTCGAGTTGATCAATATTAATTTACGGAAGCACTTATTGATCAGCGAAAAGATTATAGAATCTCGTGATCTGAAAATCAATAAGTTAAAGAATGCATTGAAGGAACAACAACTATTGATCTCAAGAGAGACCTTGGGTTTCCGCAACAAGCTTGCTGACATTCAAACTAAGCTTGAGGAACTCAATAACAAGAAACACGAGGAGTTGAAACTCCGTCGTGAAACATTAGTCTGGGAAATGGAAAAGGACAAATTGAAACACAAATCGAATGGTTCAAAAGATACCGAGAAAGACGCCAGAATACTGCTAGTCTCCGGATCAGAAACATTGgctgaaaaagaaaatcttCATGAAGGTTTCTCTATCAACCTGTCTAAGAAGTTGCACTCCCCCAATACCTTCACTGACAGATTACCAAGTTTAAAAACAATACAGACTGCGGACCTGGACATCATGAACTTCCATCAAGAGTATCTTTCTGTAAGCGAGTTCTTGTCTGAAAGTAGAAGACGGTCAAACATGATTGAAGCTGTCATAAACGACGCAGAAACATCTGAAACATCAGGAATGTTCGATAGTTCGCCTTCAAAATCACCCACCAAGGGAATTAATCTCCGTATAATTAAACCCATTCGAGGAGGAGCATTACCCAATCCAATCAATTTATTTCATTGA
- the MCH4.2 gene encoding monocarboxylate permease homolog, with amino-acid sequence MSSTESIELTHIRHANSQASFTVINSSSGAVDISEESIAIQRQEVDGEEESEDEYYPEGGWRAYLVIFGSFLGLIVNLGVINSIGAVQAYVSTHQLALVDATSISWIFSIYLALAYALGSIVGPIFDRRGPLELLIASTLLIFVGLMASANSTKVYHFILSFVALGVGNGIGMTPLIGVISHWFNKKRGNFTGIATSGGSVGGLVFPLMLRHTYAQYGFVWAMRIFAFVCLGCMVLSIFLVKGRFKRESKKHDVQYFKSKWNNGIENFSIANVWAASTSKFAFLIAGAFFGELSLVLLLTYFATYAMAQGVSEANSLLLLTVWNATGILGRWIPGYLSDYVGRFNINILMLFSFNVSIFVLWLPFGSSLKVLFAFAAIGGYCSGSILSLLPACLSQITPVNEIGTKYGFLNTILSIGNLVGLPIASAVIQNGSTHNYNNFVVFVGLLSVLGTVFWYTSRFMIVGNRLNVKV; translated from the coding sequence ATGTCGTCTACGGAATCTATAGAGCTCACTCATATTAGACATGCCAATTCGCAAGCTTCTTTTACGGTAATAAACTCGTCTTCAGGAGCAGTTGacatttctgaagaaagCATAGCAATACAACGACAAGAGGTTGAcggagaagaagaatcagaagatgaatatTATCCTGAAGGAGGATGGAGAGCATACTTGGTGATTTTCGGCTCGTTTTTGGGGTTGATAGTCAATTTGGGTGTCATCAACTCCATTGGTGCCGTTCAAGCATATGTCTCTACCCACCAGTTAGCACTCGTAGATGCAACTTCTATCTCGTGGATTTTTTCCATCTACTTGGCTTTGGCTTATGCCTTGGGAAGTATTGTTGGACCTATCTTTGACAGACGAGGACCCCTAGAGCTTCTTATTGCTTCAACATTATTGATTTTTGTTGGTTTAATGGCATCTGCCAACAGTACGAAAGTGTACCATTTTATTCTCAGTTTCGTAGCTTTAGGAGTTGGTAATGGTATAGGTATGACTCCTTTGATAGGGGTCATCAGCCACTGGTTCAATAAGAAGAGAGGAAACTTTACCGGTATTGCCACCAGCGGGGGCTCTGTAGGTGGATTGGTGTTTCCGTTGATGCTTAGACACACTTATGCTCAATATGGATTCGTCTGGGCCATGAGAATATTTGCTTTCGTATGTTTGGGATGTATGGTGTTATCTATATTCTTGGTGAAGGGCAGATTCAAGCGTGAATCCAAAAAACACGATGttcaatacttcaaatCCAAGTGGAATAATGGTATAGAGAATTTCCTGATTGCAAATGTGTGGGCAGCAAGCACATCTAAGTTTGCTTTTCTAATTGCTGGAGCTTTTTTTGGCGAATTATCCTTGGTATTGCTTCTTACGTATTTTGCAACTTATGCTATGGCTCAAGGTGTATCCGAAGCCAACTCTTTATTGCTACTTACCGTGTGGAATGCAACAGGTATTCTTGGAAGGTGGATACCAGGTTATCTTTCGGATTATGTTGGTCGCTTCAACATCAATATTTTAATgcttttcagcttcaatgTTAGCATATTTGTCTTGTGGCTACCATTTGGGTCTAGTTTGAAAGTTCTATTTGCATTTGCCGCTATCGGTGGCTACTGTCTGGGGTCTATTCTCAGTCTTCTTCCTGCTTGTTTGTCTCAGATTACTCCAGTCAATGAAATAGGCACCAAGTATGGTTTTTTGAATACGATTTTGAGTATCGGTAACTTAGTTGGTCTTCCAATAGCGAGTGCAGTGATACAGAATGGAAGCACCCATAACTACAATAACTTTGTGGTATTTGTAGGTTTGCTATCTGTATTGGGTACAGTCTTTTGGTATACTAGTCGTTTCATGATCGTAGGAAACAGACTAAATGTTAAAGTATAA
- the LAC1 gene encoding Lactose permease (go_component integral to membrane~go_funtion transporter activity~go_process transport) — protein sequence MSSEMLSKSEVKYEQNEMEGSQEKLALKDEDSKDFYKVNEAYNEKGFPLLSRPMIPLLLTCSVVYFVSTNTGFDGSLMSSIYTQQDYLDKFNLSINSSTSTGLVFSIYNVAQICAAFFCPLIDFWGRKKLILIGCWGTVLGAIITAFAQNKETLIAGRFVLSFFTTLANTSASLYVTEIANTYNRSVVAGCYNTLWYIGSVLAAFTSYGANVNLGGTELAFRLPLGIQAVFPGLVGIFGFFIPESPRWLVGVGREKEAEEMIAKYHCNGDFSHPLLEHEMVQINESFRGNKLAQSLKILDLRPIFQNNNAYRSILVILMAFFGQFSGNNVCSYYLPTMLRNIGMTTVSTNVLMNAFYSLISWFSSIAGSFAHQKVGRRKMFMFSTLAASACLTGLAVATARYQATSAFAASTTAIVFIYLFGVMFSFAFTPMQPIYPAEISSNVLRSRSMIVLNITAGCAQFINQFAAPAAMENIKYWFYVFYVFWDIFECIIIYFFFVETKGKSLEEIDAIFEARNPRKVSVGDYSDEDGPKINWLYMRSVGQYVSRRKSGMN from the coding sequence ATGTCCTCTGAAATGCTTAGCAAAAGTGAAGTTAAGTATGAGCAGAATGAAATGGAAGGCAGTCAAGAGAAACTTGCCttgaaagatgaagatagcAAAGACTTCTACAAAGTAAATGAAGCCTACAATGAGAAAGGCTTTCCTTTGCTTAGTAGACCCATGATCCCACTCCTTTTGACATGTTCAGTGGTCTATTTTGTTTCGACAAATACAGGCTTCGATGGGTCCTTGATGTCCAGTATCTACACTCAACAAGATTACTTGGACAAATTTAATCTTAGCATCAATTCTTCCACTTCTACTGGTCTAGTCTTTTCCATCTACAATGTTGCCCAGATATGTGCAGCATTCTTCTGTCCTCTAATTGATTTTTGgggaagaaagaagttgattcttATTGGCTGTTGGGGTACAGTTCTTGGAGCTATCATCACTGCTTTTGCCCAGAACAAGGAAACTCTTATTGCTGGAagatttgttctttcttttttcacTACGCTTGCCAACACATCGGCCTCTTTGTATGTCACAGAAATTGCCAACACGTACAACAGATCAGTTGTTGCAGGTTGTTACAATACTTTGTGGTACATAGGGTCTGTGTTGGCGGCATTTACTAGTTACGGTGCTAATGTCAACCTTGGAGGGACTGAGTTAGCTTTCCGTTTACCTCTTGGAATTCAAGCTGTTTTCCCTGGATTGGTGGGAatctttggtttctttaTTCCTGAAAGCCCCAGATGGTTGGTTGGCGTTGgaagagaaaaggaagccGAAGAAATGATTGCCAAGTACCATTGCAATGGAGATTTCTCGCATCCATTACTAGAGCACGAAATGGTTCAGATTAATGAATCGTTTAGGGGCAATAAGCTAGCTCAGTCTTTAAAGATTTTGGACCTCCGCCCCATATTCCAAAATAATAACGCTTATCGTTCTATTCTTGTTATCTTGATGGCATTCTTTGGTCAGTTCAGTGGAAATAATGTTTGCTCTTATTACTTGCCCACTATGCTCAGAAACATAGGAATGACAACTGTTAGCACCAATGTCTTGATGAATGCCTTCTATTCTTTGATATCTTGGTTCTCCTCTATTGCTGGTTCATTTGCACATCAAAAAGTTGGCAGAAGAAAGATGTTCATGTTCTCCACGTTGGCTGCTTCAGCATGTCTCACTGGATTGGCAGTTGCAACTGCAAGATATCAGGCTACAAGTGCTTTTGctgcttcaacaacagctaTTGTTTTCATATATCTCTTTGGGGTAATGTTCTCATTTGCGTTTACCCCTATGCAACCTATCTATCCTGCTGAAATATCTTCTAACGTCTTGAGATCTCGATCCATGATAGTTCTCAATATAACTGCTGGCTGTGCCCAGTTCATCAATCAATTTGCAGCTCCCGCCGCCATGGAAAATATAAAATACTGGTTCTATGTATTTTACGTCTTCTGGGACATATTTGAATGTATAATTatctacttctttttcgTGGAAACTAAAGGAAAGtccttggaagaaatcgatGCAATCTTTGAAGccagaaatccaagaaagGTTTCTGTGGGTGACtattcagatgaagatggaCCAAAAATCAATTGGTTATATATGAGATCAGTTGGGCAATACGTTTCTAGAAGAAAGTCTGGAATGAATTGA